Within the Comamonadaceae bacterium OTU4NAUVB1 genome, the region TGCTGGCCGGCTGGGACCGCACCAGCACGGCCGAGGCCCGCGGCGCGCCGCTGTTCCGCGAGTTCTGGCGCCAGGCGAAGGACGTGCCGAGGGTCTGGCGCGTGCCTTTCGACGCACGCCGGCCCGTGGCGACGCCCACCGGGCTCGACATGGCCACGCCCGTCACGCGCGAGGCCGTCCTCAAGGCGCTGGGCGACGCGGTGGCCGCACTGCGCGCCGCCGGTTTCGCACCCGACGCGACGTTGGGCGAGGCGCAATGGCACGACGTGCGCGGCCGGCGCGTGGCGCTGCACGGCGGCGACGAATTCGAAGGCGTGCTCAACAAGCTCGAATCGCAGGGACAGCCCCGCATCGCGCCGGGCGGCTATCGCGTCAATTACGGGACCAGCTACCTGCAGGCCGTGACCTTCGACGAGCGCGGACCGGTCGCTCACGGCCTGCTCACCTATGGCCAGAGCAGCGATCCCGCCTCGCCGCGCGCCTACGACCAGTTGCCCCTGTTCGCCGCCAGACGCTGGGTGCCGCTGCCCTTCCATCCGGAGGACGTGCGCGCGCAACGCGAAGGGCCGCCGCTGCGGCTGGACTACTGACACCCCGGCACCCGCACGTCCAGCCCCCTTCATCCCTCAACGCCGACCCGTCGAACACCCCATGACCCATCCGATGCCCCACGCCGTTCCCGGCCTCGCCCAGATCGTGCGGCTCGGCGCCGCGCACCCGCTCGATCCGGCCTGCGACCACTTCTATTTCCTGCGCCACGGCCAGACCGGACGCAACGCGCTGCGCATCTTCCAGGACGTCGACGAGCCCCTGAGCGAACTCGGACTGATGCAGGCGGCGCGCGCGGCCGGGCGGCTGGCCGGCGAGCCGATCCGCACGGTGGTGTGCAGCGACGCCCGCCGCGCCTTCGACACGGCCAGCGCGGTGGCGGCCCGGCTCAAGCTCGTGCCGACGCCGGAGGCGCGCCTGCGCGAGCGCCACTTCGGCGCGCTGATCGGCACCTCGTCGGCGAACATCGACTGGGCCTGCGAACCCGAGGGCGGCGAGACGCTGGCGCAGTTCGTCGAGCGCAAGCGTGCCGCGCTCGACGCGGCCCTGGCGCTGCCCGGCCCCGTGCTGGTGGTGGCGCACGGCGGCACGCTCTACGCGCTGGCCGCGCTCCTGGGCGTGCCGGTGGACGCCGGCGTGCTCGGCAACGCCCAGCCGCTGCGTTTCGCGCGCCGCGACGGTGTCTGGCGGGCCGAGGCGCTGACGCTGCCGCCGATGCCCGGGCAACCGGGAAGCACCGGCCAGGACGCCGGCGCCGCCATCGCCTGAGCGGTCTCGGCCGTTCGCGGCGGTTAGCGGCGTTCCAAGCCGTCCGCCGTGCACCACCGCGAACCGGCCTCTTTTCTTTTCCCTCTCCACCGCCACGTTCATCGCCATGGATTTCAAGAACTATTACCAGGTGCTCGGTCTGGAGCGCACGGCGTCGGAGGACGACGTCCGCAAGGCCTATCGCCGGCTCGCGCGCAAGTACCACCCGGACGTCAGCAAGGAAGCCGACGCCGAGCAGAAGATGCGCGACGTCAACGAAGCCAACGACGTGCTGCGCGACAAGGAAAAGCGGGCCGCCTACGACGCGCTGGCCGACCGCGTCGCGCGCGGCGGGCGGCCCGATGGCGACTTCCAGCCCCCGCCGGGATGGGACGCAGGCTACGAATTCCACCGGGGCGGCGCCGGCGCGGGTCCGGACGGGCCCGCCGACCAGGCCGACTTCAGCGATTTCTTCTCCTCGGTCTTCGGTGCCGCCGAACGGCGCGGCGCCGCGCGACAGTCCTACCGCGCCAAGGGAGAAGACCACCATGCCGCCATCGAGATCACGCTGGAGGACGCGCTGCGCGGCAGCGAGCGCGAGATCTCGCTGCGCGCCGTGGAGACCGGCGCCGACGGCCAGCCCGCCTTCACCACCCGCACGCTGTCGGTGAAGATTCCGCCCGGCGTGCACGAGGGACAGTACGTGCGTCTGGCGGGTCAGGGCATGCCCGGCCACGGCGGCGAACCCGCGGGCGATCTGTTCCTGGAGGTGCGCATCGCGCCGCACCGGCTCTACCGCATCGACGGCCGCGACCTGACCATGACGCTGCCGGTGACGCCGAGCGAAGCCGCGCTGGGCGCCGCGGTGGCGGTGCCGGTACCCGGCGGCGGCACCGTCGAGGTCACCGTGCCGACCAAATCGCGCAGCGGAATGAAGCTCCGGCTCCGGGGTCGGGGCTTTCCGGGCGCGACCCCGGGCGACCTCTACCTGCTGCTCGACATCGCCCTGCCGCCCGCCGACGACGATGCCGCGCGCGCGGCCTACCGCCAGCTCGCCGCCGTGACGGCCGGCTTCGATCCACGCCAGCATCTGAAAGGCTGAATTCCATGGCCCGCTTTTCCGTTTCCTCGGCGACCGCCTCGCGCTCGGACGGCGCCATCGCCGTCACCGCTTCGGTGCTCGACGCCACGCCGTCGCTCGCCGCGCGCGACCTCGCCCATGCCTGTGGTGCCGAGGTCGCGTGGGTGGTGCAGCTGGTGGAGATCGGCATCGTCGAGAGATCGCCGTCCGAGCCCGTCGCCGGACCCGAGCAATGGCGTTTTCGCGGCGTCGACCTGCGGCGCGCGCTGGAGACACGCCGGCTGCAGCGCGACTTCGGCGTCGAACTCGACGCGGCCGCGCTGATCCTCGACCTGCAGCACGAGGTGCGCCGCCTGAAGGCGGCGTTGCAGGCCGGCCAGCTCGGCCGTTGACGCGCCCGACGCCCTCGTCGCGCGCTGCCCGCCCTTCTTGTCCTTTTCGCCCTACCAGCCCTACTTGACCTGCTGCTTCTCCAGCTTCCGGGCCAGGGTGCGCCGATGCATGCCCAGACGGCGTGCCGTCTCGGAGATGTTGAAACCGGTCTCGGCCAGCACCTCGTGGATGCGCTCCCATTCGAGCGTCTTGATCGACGAGGCGCGGTTGGTCAGTTCGACCTCCGTGGTGCCTTCCGCGCGTCCGAACGCCGCCTCGATGTCGTCGGTGTTCGACGGCTTGGCCAGATAGTGGCAGGCACCGAGCTTGATGGCCTCGACGGCCGTCGCGATGCTGGCGAAGCCGGTCAGCACCACGATCAGCATGCCCGGGTCGTGCGCGTTCAGCAGCCTCACGCAGGCCAACCCCGAACTCTCGCCATTGAGCTTCAGGTCGACCACGGCGTAGCGCGGTCCGGGTTCGCGCTGCAGCAAAGCGGCGACCTGGTCGAAGCTGTCGGCCAGGCTCACCGTGTAGCCCCGCCGTTCGAAGGAACGCCCGAGGATGCGCGCGAAGGCCGCGTCGTCCTCGACGATCAGGAGATGGCGTGCGTCTTCATCGGACATCGGTGGCTTCCTTGTGCTTGTCGGCGGCCAGCAGCCGCTCGAGTTCGTCGTCCAGCGCGATCGTGGCCAGCGGCAGGCGCAGCGTGACGATGGCGCCGCCTTCGGCGCGGTTGGCCGCCGTCACGCTGCCCCCGAGCGTGCGCAGCACGTTGACGACCAGGAACAGGCCCAGGCCGCCGCCCGGACGGCCCTTGCTCGACTGGTAGGGCTTGCCCAGCTGCGCCAGCATGCGCGGGGCGAAGCCGCGGCCGGTGTCGGTGACGGTGATGACCAGCGTGTCGCCCGCGCGCGTGGCTTCCAGCGCGACGTAGTCCGGTGACGCCTCCAGGGCGTTGTCCAGCACGTTGCAGATGGTCTGCTTGAAGGCGGAGTCGGACACCATCGACAGGTCCTCGCCGAAGTGGTTGGCGTAGTCGAAGACCACCACCGGGCGCGTGGCGCGCCACTCCCGGGCCACGTCGTCGAGGAAGTCGGCCACCGTCGTCGCCGCCGACGACTCGCCGCGCGCCTCGCCGGCCGACAGCAGGATGCCGCTGACGATCGACTTGCAGCGCTGCAGTTGCACCTGCATCTCGCCGATCTCCTGCAGCAGCTCGGGATTGCCCTTGAACTCCGGCATGCGCCGCCAGTCGCCGAGGATGACCGACAGCGTGGCCAGCGGCGTGCCCAGTTCGTGGGCGGCGCCGGAGGCCAGCAGGCCCATGCGCACGGCGAGTTCCTCCTCGGCGGCGCGCTGGCGCAGTTCGGCCAGCCGCTCGTCGCGCGATCGCAGGTTGGCGTTGATGCGGCTGATGAAGACGATCAGGAGCGCGGCGTCGAGGGCGAAACACGCCAGCAGACCCTGGATGTAGGGACTGGACAGGCCCTGGTCGTGGTCGAGCGCCAACGGCAGCGGCACCGAGAAGATCGCCAGCCCGGCCAGGCACAGGATCGTGACGACCGCCATCGTGGCGCTCGACCAGGCCTTCAGCAGCACCGCGCCCAGGATGACCTGCAGCAGGTAGAGGAAGACGAACGGGTTGGTCGTGCCGCCGCTCAGGTAGAGCTGCGCCGTGAGCAGACCCAGGTCCACCAGCATGTTGAGGAACAGCTCGCCGTTGGTCACCTTGCGCCCCAGGCGGGCGCGCTGCAGGCTCAGGAAGTTGAAGACGATCAGGCAACCCAGCACGATCGTCATCTGGTCCAGCGGCAGCCGGATGTCGAAACCGAAGTGCACCACGCCGATCGTCACGATCTGGCCGAAGGCGGCGATCCAGCGCAGCTGGACGAGTTGCTCCAGGTTGCGCAGGCCGGCGGCCGACTCGATCGCATGGCCGCCGCGTGGCAGCCTGGCCTCGCGCCGCGACAGGCGACGCAGCGAAGGCAGCCGGATCATGGCCGGTCCGGACGCGACGCGGGAGCGTCCCGACCCGCCCGCTGCGCGGGCCGGCCCTCCCGCCACCACTCGCGCCCCAGGTAGGCGGCGGCCAGCGCGACCATCAGCGCGAGCCCGTACCACGTCAGCGCGTAGACGAGGTGGTGGTTGTTGAAGCGGATCACCGTCAACCCCGCCGCCGGCCAGATGCGGTCGGCGTCGGCCATAAGCTGCGGCTGGGCGCGCTCGGCGGCGGTGGCCTCGGCGTCGACGAAATAAGGCAGCACGTCGCCGAGCCCCCGCGCCCGTGCGATCGCGACGACGTCGCGCGAATGCCAGCGTCCGGCGGACGGATCGTTGCGCCGCAGGAAGCCCCCGCCGGGCTCGCTCGGGCGCAGCAGTCCGACGAAGGTGACCGTGGTGCCTGCACCGGGCGCGGCTGCGCGCTCACCGCGCGCGGCGGGCTCGCGGCGTTCCGGCGGGACGAAACCGCGATTGACCAGGACCACGCGCCCGTCCACGAGGCGCAAGGGCGTCAGCACCCAGAAGCCGCCACCGAGTTCGGTGCTGGCCTGGACGAGGGTCTCCCGATCGTCGAGGAACGTGCCCGTCAGGCGGAGCCGGCGGTACTCGTCGCGCCGGGGGTCGATGCCGACCGGCGGGTCGACGGGTTCGGCCTGCAGCTGACGCGTCACGCGCTCGATAAGCGCCAGCTTCCAGATGCGGCGCTCGATCTGCCAGGTTCCCAGCGCCATCAGTCCCGTGAACACGGCCAGCGCCACGATCGCCGCCAGGAGGCGCATCGCGCCGAAGCGCCGTGACGGGCGTGCGACAGCGGCAGCCATGAAGGCGCGGGAGGACCGCCCGGGTGCGTTCAAGACGACGGCGTGTGCATTCCGTGGTCCATCATCCCCGGCATCATGTTCGTGTTGAGGTGATACATCACCCACAGCGAACCCGCCAGCATGATGACGAGCAGGACCAGCGTGAAGATCAGCGCCAGCAGGCTCCAGCCCCCTTCGGAACGCGTGTTCATGTGCAGGAAATAGATCATGTGAACCACGATCTGCACCGCCGCGAAGGCCAGGATCACGATCGCCGTCGTGCGCGGGCTCTCGATCACGTTGCCCATGACGAGCCAGAACGGGATCGCCGTGAGGATCACCGCCAGGATGAAGCCGGTCACGTAGCCCTTGAGCGTGCTGTGGCTGGCGCCGTCGTGGTGATCGTCGTCGTGGCCATGGCCGTGGCCGTGGCCGTGGTCCTTGTCGTGGCTGTGGTCGACGTTGTCGGGCGCGGCGTGGATGCCGCGCGGGGACTTGTTCTCGAAAGGCGCCGCGGCGCTCGGGCTGGCGCTCATTTCAGCACTCCCATCAGGTAGACGAAGGTGAAGACGCCGATCCAGACGACGTCCAGGAAGTGCCAGAACATCGACAGGCACATCAGGCGGCGGCGGTTCTCGGGGATGAGGCCGGTGCGCCCGACCTGCACCATCAGCACCACCAGCCAGATGCAGCCGAAGAAGACGTGCAGCCCGTGGGTGCCGACCAGCACGAAGAAGGCCGAGAGAAACGCGCTGCGCTGCGGTACCGCGCCCTCGTGGATCAGGTGGGCGAACTCGTAGAGCTCCAGGCCCAGGAACCCGAGGCCGAGCAGTCCGGTGATGGCCAGCCAGGCCAGCGTCTTGCCCTTCTGCCGCTTCTGCATCTCCAGCATGGCGAAGCCGTAGGTGATGGAAGAGAACAGCAGCAGCGAGGTGTTGATCGCCACCAGCTTCAGGTCGAACAGGTCGGCGCCCGACGGACCGGCCGCGTAGCTGCGCCCCAGCACGCCGTAGATGGCGAACAGGCAGGCGAAGATGAGGCAGTCGCTCATCAGGTAGAACCAGAACCCCAGGAGGGTTCCGTTCTCCACGTGATGCTCGCCCGGAACGTAGAAGCGCAGGTTGTCCGGCGCGTCGACGCTGGCGGTGTTGGAAGTGGTCATGACGGCGGAATCAGACATGGGCAGCCATGAGGCGGGTGCGATCGCCCTCGATCCGGACGACGTCGTCCGAAGGGATGTAGTAGTCGCGCTTGTAGTTGAAGGTGTGCACGATGGAGACCAGCACCAGCAGCGCGAAGGACACGCCGGCCAGCAGCCACATCTGCCAGATCATGCAGAAGCCGAAGCCTCCGGCCAGCGCCGAGATCACGAACCCCGCCCAGGTGTTCTTGGGCATGTGGATGGGCATGAAGCCCTGGCTCGGACGCTGGTAGTTGCGCGCCTTCATGTCGGCCCAGGCGTCGCTGTCGTGGATCTGCGGCGTGAACGCGAAGTTGTAGGGCGGCGGCGGCGACGACGTCGACCATTCCAGGGTGCGGCCGTCCCACGGGTCGCCGGTGTGGTCGCGCAGCGACTCGCGGCGCAGGAAGCTCACCACCAGCGTGATGCCCATGCAGACGATGCCGCACAGGATCAGGAAGGCGCCGAAGGCGGCGATCTGGAACCAGATCTGCAGCGACGGGTCCTCGAAGTGGTTCAGACGGCGCGTCACGCCCATGAAGCCCAGCACGTAGACCGGCGCGAACGCGAGCCAGAAACCCACCAGCCAGAACCAGAACGCGCACTTGCCCCAGAACGCGTCGAGCTTGTAGCCGAAGGCCTTCGGGAACCAGTAGGTGATGCCGGCGAACATGCCGAACACCACGCCGCCGATGATCACGTTGTGGAAGTGGGCGATCAGGAACAGGCTGTTGTGCAGCACGAAGTCCGCCGGGGGGACCGCCAGCAGCACGCCGGTCATGCCACCGATCGTGAAGGTGAACATGAAGCCGATGGCCCACATCATGGGCACCTCGTAGCGGATGCGGCCCTTGTACATCGTGAAAAGCCAGTTGAAGATCTTCGCCCCGGTCGGGATCGAGATGATCATGGTCGTGATGCCGAAGAACGAGTTGACGCTCGCCCCCGAGCCCATCGTGAAGAAGTGGTGCAGCCACACGAGGTAGGACAGGATGGTGATCACGACCGTCGCGTAGACCATCGACGCGTAGCCGAACAGCCGCTTGCCGGAGAAGGTGGACACCACCTCGGAGAACACGCCGAACGCGGGCAGGATCAGGATGTAGACCTCGGGGTGGCCCCAGATCCAGATCAGGTTCACGTACATCATGGCGTTGCCGCCGAGGTCGTTGGTGAAGAAGTTGGTGCCGACGTAGCGGTCCATCGACAGCAGCGCGAGCACGGCGGTCAGGACCGGGAAGCTCACGATGATCAGCACGTTGGTGCACAGCGAGGTCCAGGTGAAGATGGGCATCTTCATGAACGTCATGCCGGGCGCGCGCATCTTCACGATGGTCGCCAGCAGGTTGATGCCCGACAGCGTCGTCCCCACCCCCGCCACCTGCAAGGACCATATGTAGTAGTCCACCCCCACGTCCGGACTGAACGCGATCCCCGACAGCGGCGGATACGCCAGCCAGCCGGTGCGCGCGAACTCGCCGACGAACAGCGACGCCATCACCAGGATGGCGCCGAAGGCGGTCATCCAGAAGCTGAAGTTGTTGAGGAACGGGAAGGCCACATCGCGCGCGCCGATCTGCATCGGCACGACGAAGTTCATGAGGCCCGTGACCAGGGGCATGGCCACGAAGAAGATCATGATCACGCCGTGCGCGGTGAAGATCTGGTCGTAGTGGTGAGGCGGCAGGAAGCCGGGGTTGTCGCCGAAGGCGATGGCCTGCTGGGCACGCATCATCAGGGCGTCGGCGAAGCCGCGCAGCAGCATCACCAGGCCCAGGATGATGTACATGATGCCGATCTTCTTGTGGTCGATGCTGGTGATCCAGTCACGCCACAGCGGTCCCCACAGCCGGAAATACGTCAGTCCGGCGACCACGCCCAGCCCGCCCAGCAGGACGGCGGCGAAGGTGACGAGCAGGATGGGCTCGTGCAGGGGAATCGCCTCCCAGGTGAGGCGGCCGAAGATCAGCTTCGTCAGTTCGGATGAGTCGGGCATTTTCAATCTCGGGGAGTGCACATCGCCGCGACGTAGGTCCGCATCGGCGACTTGTTGTTATCGGGTTGCCAGGGCTTGGAAGCCGTGTTGTGCGTGCCGGGCTTGCCCAGGCCGCCCTCGGCGTCGATGGCCATCATCTGGTTCATGCACATCTTGGTCGTGTCGACGCAGCGGTTCAGGATGGCCTGGTACAGGTCCGGCGCCACGGTGCCGAATCGACGCACCGGGTCGCGCTCGCTGGGTTGCTCGAGCTTCATGTAGGTCGGGCGGTCCAGCGCGCCGCCACCGGCCTTGGTGCGCTCGACCCAGCGGCCGAAGTCGGCCGAGTTCATGCCGTGGAACTTGAAGCGCATGCCCGAGAAGCCCTCGCCGCTGTAGTTGGCGGAGAAGCCGTCGAACACGCCGGGCTTGTTGATGACCGCGTGCAGCTTGGTCTCCATGCCCGGCATCGCGTAGATCTGTCCCGCCAGCGCCGGAATGAAAAACGAGTTCATGACCGACGAGGAGGTGATCTTGAAATGGATGGGCACGTCCACCGGCGCCGCCAGTTCGTTGACCAGCGCGATGCCCTGGTCGGGATAGATGAAGAGCCACTTCCAGTCGAGCGCCACCACCTCCACGTTGATCGGCTGGGCAT harbors:
- a CDS encoding histidine phosphatase family protein, with the translated sequence MPHAVPGLAQIVRLGAAHPLDPACDHFYFLRHGQTGRNALRIFQDVDEPLSELGLMQAARAAGRLAGEPIRTVVCSDARRAFDTASAVAARLKLVPTPEARLRERHFGALIGTSSANIDWACEPEGGETLAQFVERKRAALDAALALPGPVLVVAHGGTLYALAALLGVPVDAGVLGNAQPLRFARRDGVWRAEALTLPPMPGQPGSTGQDAGAAIA
- a CDS encoding DnaJ domain-containing protein, which produces MDFKNYYQVLGLERTASEDDVRKAYRRLARKYHPDVSKEADAEQKMRDVNEANDVLRDKEKRAAYDALADRVARGGRPDGDFQPPPGWDAGYEFHRGGAGAGPDGPADQADFSDFFSSVFGAAERRGAARQSYRAKGEDHHAAIEITLEDALRGSEREISLRAVETGADGQPAFTTRTLSVKIPPGVHEGQYVRLAGQGMPGHGGEPAGDLFLEVRIAPHRLYRIDGRDLTMTLPVTPSEAALGAAVAVPVPGGGTVEVTVPTKSRSGMKLRLRGRGFPGATPGDLYLLLDIALPPADDDAARAAYRQLAAVTAGFDPRQHLKG
- a CDS encoding chaperone modulator CbpM gives rise to the protein MARFSVSSATASRSDGAIAVTASVLDATPSLAARDLAHACGAEVAWVVQLVEIGIVERSPSEPVAGPEQWRFRGVDLRRALETRRLQRDFGVELDAAALILDLQHEVRRLKAALQAGQLGR
- a CDS encoding response regulator transcription factor, yielding MSDEDARHLLIVEDDAAFARILGRSFERRGYTVSLADSFDQVAALLQREPGPRYAVVDLKLNGESSGLACVRLLNAHDPGMLIVVLTGFASIATAVEAIKLGACHYLAKPSNTDDIEAAFGRAEGTTEVELTNRASSIKTLEWERIHEVLAETGFNISETARRLGMHRRTLARKLEKQQVK
- a CDS encoding ATP-binding protein, which codes for MIRLPSLRRLSRREARLPRGGHAIESAAGLRNLEQLVQLRWIAAFGQIVTIGVVHFGFDIRLPLDQMTIVLGCLIVFNFLSLQRARLGRKVTNGELFLNMLVDLGLLTAQLYLSGGTTNPFVFLYLLQVILGAVLLKAWSSATMAVVTILCLAGLAIFSVPLPLALDHDQGLSSPYIQGLLACFALDAALLIVFISRINANLRSRDERLAELRQRAAEEELAVRMGLLASGAAHELGTPLATLSVILGDWRRMPEFKGNPELLQEIGEMQVQLQRCKSIVSGILLSAGEARGESSAATTVADFLDDVAREWRATRPVVVFDYANHFGEDLSMVSDSAFKQTICNVLDNALEASPDYVALEATRAGDTLVITVTDTGRGFAPRMLAQLGKPYQSSKGRPGGGLGLFLVVNVLRTLGGSVTAANRAEGGAIVTLRLPLATIALDDELERLLAADKHKEATDVR
- a CDS encoding SURF1 family protein, translating into MAAAVARPSRRFGAMRLLAAIVALAVFTGLMALGTWQIERRIWKLALIERVTRQLQAEPVDPPVGIDPRRDEYRRLRLTGTFLDDRETLVQASTELGGGFWVLTPLRLVDGRVVLVNRGFVPPERREPAARGERAAAPGAGTTVTFVGLLRPSEPGGGFLRRNDPSAGRWHSRDVVAIARARGLGDVLPYFVDAEATAAERAQPQLMADADRIWPAAGLTVIRFNNHHLVYALTWYGLALMVALAAAYLGREWWREGRPAQRAGRDAPASRPDRP
- the cyoD gene encoding cytochrome o ubiquinol oxidase subunit IV — protein: MSASPSAAAPFENKSPRGIHAAPDNVDHSHDKDHGHGHGHGHDDDHHDGASHSTLKGYVTGFILAVILTAIPFWLVMGNVIESPRTTAIVILAFAAVQIVVHMIYFLHMNTRSEGGWSLLALIFTLVLLVIMLAGSLWVMYHLNTNMMPGMMDHGMHTPSS
- the cyoC gene encoding cytochrome o ubiquinol oxidase subunit III encodes the protein MTTSNTASVDAPDNLRFYVPGEHHVENGTLLGFWFYLMSDCLIFACLFAIYGVLGRSYAAGPSGADLFDLKLVAINTSLLLFSSITYGFAMLEMQKRQKGKTLAWLAITGLLGLGFLGLELYEFAHLIHEGAVPQRSAFLSAFFVLVGTHGLHVFFGCIWLVVLMVQVGRTGLIPENRRRLMCLSMFWHFLDVVWIGVFTFVYLMGVLK
- the cyoB gene encoding cytochrome o ubiquinol oxidase subunit I; amino-acid sequence: MPDSSELTKLIFGRLTWEAIPLHEPILLVTFAAVLLGGLGVVAGLTYFRLWGPLWRDWITSIDHKKIGIMYIILGLVMLLRGFADALMMRAQQAIAFGDNPGFLPPHHYDQIFTAHGVIMIFFVAMPLVTGLMNFVVPMQIGARDVAFPFLNNFSFWMTAFGAILVMASLFVGEFARTGWLAYPPLSGIAFSPDVGVDYYIWSLQVAGVGTTLSGINLLATIVKMRAPGMTFMKMPIFTWTSLCTNVLIIVSFPVLTAVLALLSMDRYVGTNFFTNDLGGNAMMYVNLIWIWGHPEVYILILPAFGVFSEVVSTFSGKRLFGYASMVYATVVITILSYLVWLHHFFTMGSGASVNSFFGITTMIISIPTGAKIFNWLFTMYKGRIRYEVPMMWAIGFMFTFTIGGMTGVLLAVPPADFVLHNSLFLIAHFHNVIIGGVVFGMFAGITYWFPKAFGYKLDAFWGKCAFWFWLVGFWLAFAPVYVLGFMGVTRRLNHFEDPSLQIWFQIAAFGAFLILCGIVCMGITLVVSFLRRESLRDHTGDPWDGRTLEWSTSSPPPPYNFAFTPQIHDSDAWADMKARNYQRPSQGFMPIHMPKNTWAGFVISALAGGFGFCMIWQMWLLAGVSFALLVLVSIVHTFNYKRDYYIPSDDVVRIEGDRTRLMAAHV
- the cyoA gene encoding ubiquinol oxidase subunit II, which encodes MPTFKNLRGLLIAPAMLLAGCNTVLLNPSGDIANQQGRLIVISTVLMLLIIIPVIFLVFYFAWRYRHGSDTAKKEYSPNWDHSVQLELAIWGAPLLIIIALGAVTWISTHTLDPYRQLTRLDAKRPIPADAQPINVEVVALDWKWLFIYPDQGIALVNELAAPVDVPIHFKITSSSVMNSFFIPALAGQIYAMPGMETKLHAVINKPGVFDGFSANYSGEGFSGMRFKFHGMNSADFGRWVERTKAGGGALDRPTYMKLEQPSERDPVRRFGTVAPDLYQAILNRCVDTTKMCMNQMMAIDAEGGLGKPGTHNTASKPWQPDNNKSPMRTYVAAMCTPRD